The following proteins are co-located in the Pseudomonas sp. DY-1 genome:
- a CDS encoding LysR substrate-binding domain-containing protein, giving the protein MLDLRQLRYFVAVAEVEHVGRAAEHLHISQSPLSRQIAQLEDRLGLQLFERSQQRLRLTRDGRTFLHETKALLKHAERLESLGRRLGRGEEGGLCIGYVSHAIHGGVLPEALRTVREQRPGIHIALYNLSVQEQFEGLRQRSLDIALVCEPPAADDPELLAASVFRDPLHLALPAQHPLAGKASIEPADLHGQDWIMVESNLLQHKRESFLASCVEAGFTPQIRLAAAEPLSALGLVSAGLGLALIQQSIKGEGNENVVLRELPWLNQDIELWAAWHRVDLRPIVGDFREMVLAGTRA; this is encoded by the coding sequence GTGCTGGATCTCAGACAACTTCGCTATTTCGTCGCGGTCGCCGAAGTCGAACACGTCGGCCGCGCGGCAGAACACCTGCATATTTCCCAGTCCCCCTTGAGCCGCCAGATCGCGCAGTTGGAGGACCGCCTCGGCTTGCAACTGTTCGAACGCAGCCAGCAGCGGTTGCGCCTGACCCGCGATGGCAGGACTTTCCTCCATGAAACCAAGGCGCTGCTCAAGCACGCCGAGCGCCTGGAATCCCTCGGGCGACGACTGGGGCGAGGCGAGGAGGGCGGCCTGTGCATTGGTTACGTCAGCCATGCCATCCACGGCGGTGTGTTGCCTGAGGCGCTGCGTACGGTGCGTGAGCAGCGTCCCGGCATCCACATCGCGCTGTACAACCTTTCTGTGCAGGAGCAGTTCGAAGGGCTGCGCCAACGTAGCCTGGATATCGCCCTGGTTTGCGAGCCGCCAGCAGCCGACGACCCGGAACTGCTCGCCGCGTCGGTGTTCAGAGACCCGCTGCATCTCGCACTCCCGGCCCAGCACCCCTTGGCGGGAAAGGCCAGCATTGAGCCCGCGGACCTGCACGGGCAGGACTGGATCATGGTCGAGAGCAACCTGCTGCAGCACAAACGCGAGAGCTTCCTCGCCAGCTGCGTAGAAGCCGGCTTCACTCCGCAGATCAGGCTGGCAGCGGCCGAACCACTCAGTGCCCTGGGGCTGGTGTCCGCGGGCCTGGGACTGGCGCTGATACAGCAGAGCATCAAAGGTGAAGGCAACGAGAACGTCGTACTGCGTGAACTGCCCTGGCTGAACCAGGACATCGAACTCTGGGCTGCCTGGCACCGAGTCGATCTGCGGCCGATCGTCGGCGACTTCCGCGAAATGGTGCTAGCAGGTACGCGCGCCTGA
- a CDS encoding SRPBCC family protein, which produces MSNAYASIDLHVSADQVWQLIGGFDSLPDWLPYIPKSALSEGGRIRTLQSIEGKTIIERLLAFSESERSYTYTILQGPAPVRDYQATLRVLANGHGSKVEWFGSFTPDGISEAEAEAMFEEIYKGGLAALKQTLEG; this is translated from the coding sequence ATGAGCAACGCCTACGCCTCCATAGACCTTCACGTCAGCGCCGACCAGGTCTGGCAACTGATTGGTGGCTTCGATTCACTGCCTGACTGGCTGCCGTACATTCCCAAGAGCGCTCTGAGCGAAGGTGGTCGCATCCGCACGCTGCAGAGCATCGAAGGCAAGACCATCATCGAACGCCTGCTGGCTTTCAGCGAAAGTGAACGCAGCTACACCTACACCATCCTCCAGGGCCCAGCTCCGGTTCGCGATTACCAGGCCACCTTGCGTGTACTCGCCAATGGCCATGGCAGCAAAGTCGAGTGGTTCGGTTCCTTCACGCCCGATGGCATCAGTGAGGCGGAAGCCGAAGCGATGTTCGAAGAGATCTACAAGGGGGGACTCGCAGCGTTGAAGCAAACCCTAGAAGGTTGA
- a CDS encoding alpha/beta hydrolase, giving the protein MPAKPNILLVHGAWGDASHWRYLIPLLLDAGYSVSAVQNPLTALADDVARTRKLAESLGGPTLLVGHSYGGAVISGAGHAANVVGLVFVAAFAPDEGDSLGGIFARAEPPQGAGGIRPDQEGFLWLAGDSFHANFCADLPERDAQVMSVTQKPIAARCFEDKAGAPAWRGKPSWYQVSSGDQMIPPATQAWMAERIQARKTITLDASHASLASRPREIFGLIEEAVKAL; this is encoded by the coding sequence ATGCCTGCCAAGCCCAATATCCTGCTGGTCCACGGCGCCTGGGGCGATGCCTCGCACTGGCGCTACCTCATTCCCCTGCTGCTGGATGCCGGGTACTCGGTCAGTGCGGTACAGAATCCCCTGACCGCCCTGGCTGACGACGTGGCGCGCACCCGCAAGCTCGCCGAGTCCCTTGGCGGGCCCACCTTGCTGGTCGGGCACTCCTACGGTGGAGCGGTCATCTCCGGCGCCGGCCATGCAGCCAATGTCGTGGGGCTGGTGTTCGTCGCCGCCTTCGCGCCGGATGAGGGCGACAGCCTGGGTGGCATCTTCGCCCGCGCCGAACCACCGCAAGGTGCCGGCGGCATCCGTCCGGATCAGGAAGGTTTTCTCTGGTTGGCGGGCGACAGCTTCCACGCCAATTTCTGCGCCGACCTTCCCGAGCGGGACGCCCAGGTCATGTCGGTCACGCAGAAACCCATTGCCGCGCGCTGCTTCGAAGACAAGGCCGGAGCGCCGGCCTGGCGTGGTAAACCCAGTTGGTATCAGGTGTCATCCGGCGATCAGATGATCCCGCCTGCCACCCAGGCCTGGATGGCCGAGCGCATCCAGGCCCGGAAGACCATCACCCTGGATGCCAGCCACGCATCGCTGGCATCGCGCCCCAGGGAGATATTCGGGTTGATCGAAGAAGCGGTGAAAGCGCTGTAG
- a CDS encoding MFS transporter has product MNNDNSAIGGLMPETGPATATASEGRKLTRTEKKAIVAATLGTIVEYTDWVIYATFSSILAKQFFPAGNSLTALLSVLAVFAVGFLMRPIGGAVLGVFADRYGRKKGLTLSILLMSVASLVIGVCPNYESIGIAAPIILVLARLTQGFSAGGEFGSASAFLIESAPSNRRAFAGSWQWFAINAGTLVSFLLGVVLASVGSDTALEDWGWRVAFVIAALMGVLTLWIRLSVKETEVFKSRVAKAAVEKRPIRDIFTKHRKDVLRVIGVAMAGNLLNYVWMVSYPSQVHLVTGMPIRETLLAGVIAVGVSLLLLPLAGMLADRIGRRPMLIAFAAASILWAWPSFGLLYQGISLAEVALLQTISMVIMTGFGAASAVTMAEQFPAEVRVTGIALPYALSVTLFGGTSPYIMTAISGAGYGHLFWIYLVAVSLVSLVVYIRMPEMKGQPLR; this is encoded by the coding sequence ATGAATAACGACAATAGTGCGATTGGTGGTCTCATGCCTGAAACCGGCCCAGCCACTGCCACGGCCTCCGAGGGCCGAAAACTGACCCGGACCGAGAAGAAAGCCATCGTGGCGGCAACCCTGGGCACCATAGTCGAGTACACCGACTGGGTGATCTACGCCACCTTCTCATCCATCCTCGCCAAGCAATTCTTCCCGGCCGGCAACAGCCTGACCGCGCTGCTCTCGGTGCTGGCGGTGTTCGCCGTAGGTTTCCTCATGCGACCCATTGGCGGCGCGGTGCTCGGCGTGTTCGCCGACCGCTACGGCCGCAAGAAGGGCCTGACCCTGTCGATCCTGCTGATGTCGGTGGCCTCGCTGGTAATCGGCGTCTGCCCGAACTACGAAAGCATCGGCATCGCCGCGCCGATCATCCTGGTGCTGGCACGCCTGACCCAGGGCTTCTCTGCCGGAGGTGAATTCGGTTCCGCTTCGGCATTCCTCATCGAATCCGCGCCGTCCAATCGCCGCGCCTTTGCGGGCTCCTGGCAGTGGTTCGCGATCAACGCCGGCACGCTGGTTTCCTTCCTGCTCGGTGTCGTGCTGGCCTCGGTGGGTAGCGACACGGCCCTGGAAGACTGGGGCTGGCGCGTGGCGTTCGTCATTGCCGCACTGATGGGTGTGCTGACCCTGTGGATTCGGTTGTCGGTGAAGGAAACCGAAGTGTTCAAGTCCCGCGTGGCCAAGGCTGCCGTCGAGAAGCGTCCGATCCGCGACATCTTCACCAAACACCGCAAGGACGTGCTGCGGGTGATCGGCGTGGCCATGGCGGGCAACCTGCTCAATTACGTGTGGATGGTGAGCTACCCCTCGCAGGTCCATCTGGTGACCGGCATGCCGATCCGCGAGACGCTACTGGCCGGCGTGATCGCCGTGGGCGTGTCGCTGCTGTTGCTGCCGCTGGCCGGGATGCTGGCAGACCGCATTGGTCGCCGGCCGATGCTGATCGCCTTCGCCGCCGCGTCGATCCTCTGGGCCTGGCCGAGCTTTGGCCTGCTCTACCAGGGCATCAGCCTGGCGGAAGTTGCCCTGTTGCAGACCATTTCCATGGTGATCATGACCGGTTTCGGCGCGGCTTCCGCCGTGACCATGGCCGAGCAGTTCCCGGCTGAGGTGCGGGTCACTGGCATCGCCTTGCCCTACGCACTGTCGGTCACCCTGTTCGGTGGCACCTCGCCGTACATCATGACCGCCATCTCGGGCGCCGGTTACGGCCACCTGTTCTGGATCTACCTGGTAGCGGTGAGCCTGGTGAGCCTGGTGGTCTACATCCGCATGCCGGAGATGAAGGGGCAGCCGCTGCGCTGA
- a CDS encoding SDR family NAD(P)-dependent oxidoreductase, with amino-acid sequence MKIDLSGKTAIISGSTGGIGLGIARGLAMANADVVIVGRTAAAVDEAVAGITASGGKARGVVADLGTAAGAEVLFAAESSADILVNNLGIYNEVDFFETDDEEWTRFYEINVLSGVRLARHYIPTMVERKWGRVIFLSSESGIAIPANMINYGVTKSANLAVSHGLAKRLAGTGVTVNAILPGPTFTEGVATMVADAMRESGRSAREEVDAFVRRARPSSIIQRAAEVEEVANLVTYVASPLSSATTGAALRVDGGVVDSLAI; translated from the coding sequence ATGAAAATCGACCTGAGCGGCAAGACTGCCATCATCAGCGGCTCCACCGGCGGCATCGGCCTGGGCATCGCCCGCGGCCTGGCAATGGCGAACGCCGACGTTGTAATCGTCGGCCGTACCGCGGCAGCGGTAGACGAGGCGGTTGCTGGCATCACGGCCAGCGGCGGCAAGGCACGCGGAGTGGTGGCCGACCTGGGAACCGCCGCAGGCGCCGAGGTGCTGTTCGCCGCCGAATCCAGCGCCGACATCCTGGTCAACAACCTGGGGATCTACAACGAAGTGGACTTCTTCGAGACCGATGACGAAGAGTGGACCCGCTTTTACGAGATCAACGTGCTCTCAGGGGTGCGCCTGGCGCGTCACTACATTCCCACGATGGTAGAGCGGAAATGGGGCCGGGTGATTTTCCTGTCGTCCGAGTCCGGAATCGCCATTCCCGCCAACATGATCAATTACGGCGTTACCAAGAGCGCCAACCTGGCCGTTTCCCACGGCCTGGCCAAGCGCCTTGCCGGCACCGGGGTCACGGTCAATGCGATCCTTCCCGGCCCTACCTTCACCGAGGGCGTGGCCACGATGGTCGCCGACGCCATGCGTGAATCCGGACGCAGCGCACGGGAAGAAGTGGACGCTTTCGTCCGCAGGGCGCGTCCCAGCTCCATCATCCAGCGCGCTGCCGAGGTAGAGGAAGTTGCCAACCTGGTGACATACGTGGCATCACCGCTGTCCTCGGCAACCACCGGCGCCGCCCTGCGTGTGGACGGCGGTGTAGTGGACAGCCTGGCAATCTGA
- a CDS encoding aldo/keto reductase — translation MNLKSLITHPLGFGTAPLGNMFRAVTEEEVKATVDAAWNNGVRYFDTAPFYGAGLSESRLGAALAGRPRDQYVLSSKVGRIILDELEDPSSRELGEKSGLFEHGNKNRIVNDYTADGTLRAIEGSLKRLQTDRLDIVWIHDIAQDFYGDEWLERFETARKGAFRVLTRLREEGVIKAWGLGVNRVEPIELTLDLEEPQPDGFLLAGRYSLLDHERALQRVMPAAAAQGVGIVVGGPYSSGVTAGGEHFEYQKAQAPVLAKLERIRHVAQHHGVDIKAAALQFALANPAVVAVIPGSTRVLHANEDHAALSASIPAAFWQALREQGLIAAQAPVPAN, via the coding sequence ATGAACCTCAAGTCTCTGATCACTCATCCCCTTGGCTTCGGTACTGCTCCGCTGGGCAACATGTTCCGCGCAGTGACCGAGGAAGAGGTCAAGGCCACCGTCGATGCTGCCTGGAACAACGGTGTGCGCTACTTCGACACGGCACCGTTTTACGGCGCCGGCCTCTCCGAATCCCGCCTGGGCGCCGCCCTGGCCGGTCGCCCGCGTGATCAATATGTGCTGAGCAGCAAGGTTGGCCGCATCATCCTCGACGAACTGGAGGACCCGTCCAGCCGCGAACTGGGTGAAAAGAGCGGGCTGTTCGAGCACGGCAACAAGAACCGCATCGTCAACGACTACACAGCCGATGGCACCCTGCGTGCCATCGAAGGAAGCCTCAAGCGCCTGCAGACAGACCGCCTGGATATCGTCTGGATCCATGACATCGCCCAGGACTTCTACGGCGATGAGTGGCTCGAGCGCTTCGAGACTGCGCGCAAAGGTGCCTTCCGAGTCCTGACCCGATTGCGGGAAGAGGGTGTGATCAAAGCCTGGGGCCTGGGTGTTAACCGTGTCGAACCCATCGAACTCACTCTCGACCTCGAAGAGCCGCAACCCGATGGCTTCCTCCTTGCCGGTCGCTATTCGTTGCTGGATCACGAGCGTGCACTGCAACGGGTGATGCCGGCGGCGGCTGCGCAAGGCGTCGGGATCGTGGTCGGTGGCCCTTACAGCTCCGGCGTGACTGCCGGTGGTGAGCATTTCGAGTACCAGAAGGCGCAGGCTCCGGTTCTGGCCAAGCTCGAACGCATCCGCCACGTGGCGCAGCATCATGGTGTCGACATCAAGGCAGCCGCCCTGCAATTTGCCTTGGCAAACCCTGCTGTGGTGGCGGTGATTCCTGGTTCCACCCGGGTGCTGCACGCCAATGAGGATCATGCCGCCCTGTCGGCCTCGATTCCGGCGGCCTTCTGGCAAGCGCTGCGCGAGCAGGGCCTGATCGCGGCCCAGGCACCGGTACCTGCCAACTAA
- a CDS encoding LysR family transcriptional regulator, whose product MKPVSAADLNIFLSIAAHLSFSRAAVELGLSPSALSHALRALEERLGVRLFNRTTRSVALTEAGERLYARIKPAFRDIDDALEDLNQFRDSPSGTLRINAGRAAAQLVLLPLASRFLEAYPDVNLEISADDALVDVVSAGYDAGVRFGERLEADMVSLPIGPYMRSVVVATPSFFERHPVPRKPQDLHGLPCIRHRFPSGNFYRWEFERGGMQLEIEVDGPLTLGDVGLMVGPALQGVGLAYVFEEMVADHVAEGQLVQVLEDWCPFYPGLHLYYPSRRQVPAVLKAFIEFARAARQEP is encoded by the coding sequence ATGAAACCCGTATCCGCCGCTGATCTGAACATCTTCCTGAGCATCGCCGCCCACCTCAGTTTCAGCCGCGCGGCCGTCGAACTCGGGCTCTCGCCTTCGGCCCTCAGCCATGCCCTGCGCGCCCTGGAAGAACGCCTCGGGGTGCGCCTGTTCAACCGCACTACTCGCAGCGTGGCGCTCACCGAAGCAGGCGAACGCCTGTACGCCCGCATCAAGCCGGCCTTTCGCGATATCGACGACGCCCTGGAAGACCTCAACCAGTTCCGCGACTCGCCTTCCGGCACCCTGCGCATCAATGCCGGCCGCGCCGCCGCACAGTTGGTGCTGCTGCCGCTGGCCAGCCGTTTTCTCGAGGCGTACCCGGATGTGAACCTGGAAATCTCCGCCGACGATGCGCTGGTGGATGTCGTATCCGCGGGGTACGACGCGGGCGTGCGCTTCGGCGAACGCCTGGAGGCCGATATGGTTTCCCTGCCCATCGGGCCCTATATGCGCTCGGTGGTGGTGGCGACACCCAGCTTCTTCGAGCGTCATCCCGTGCCACGGAAACCCCAGGACCTCCACGGGCTACCCTGCATCCGCCATCGCTTTCCCAGCGGCAACTTCTACCGCTGGGAGTTCGAACGCGGGGGCATGCAACTGGAAATCGAAGTGGACGGTCCCCTCACCCTGGGTGACGTGGGCCTCATGGTCGGTCCGGCACTGCAGGGCGTCGGGCTGGCTTACGTATTCGAGGAAATGGTGGCCGACCATGTCGCCGAAGGGCAGCTGGTGCAGGTACTGGAAGACTGGTGCCCCTTCTACCCCGGCCTGCACCTCTACTACCCCAGCCGGCGCCAGGTGCCGGCGGTGCTCAAGGCCTTCATCGAGTTCGCGCGGGCGGCAAGGCAGGAACCTTGA
- a CDS encoding lipase family protein, with translation MPSLPMYFPAAFSLTQALQCANLVEAAYDQYEQWLKQDKPRKPSDFNWQPPSMSGWSFSAPVWSILSELKYINESEPFGFAVSDPSGAVYLVFRGTESAQDWVDDLDVTQSEYPWQSGIGQVHAGFLKLYTSLRDQALQALDGLKPGGDLWVCGHSLGSALSSLAVLDLHTQWPDQPLQHYNFASPRVVDPNFAAYYNGLNIPTYRVVNDSDLVPEVPPGVTDSWVYQHLGLAVTFTASYSSFAGDHSMADCYLYAINNPDAPMNG, from the coding sequence ATGCCCAGTCTTCCCATGTATTTTCCCGCTGCGTTTTCCCTGACCCAGGCGCTGCAATGCGCCAACCTGGTGGAAGCGGCCTACGACCAGTACGAGCAATGGCTGAAGCAGGACAAGCCGCGCAAACCTTCCGATTTCAATTGGCAGCCCCCGAGCATGAGTGGCTGGAGTTTTTCTGCGCCGGTCTGGAGCATCCTCAGCGAACTGAAGTACATCAACGAGTCCGAGCCCTTCGGCTTTGCCGTCAGTGACCCCAGCGGTGCGGTGTACCTGGTGTTTCGTGGTACCGAATCGGCCCAGGACTGGGTGGATGACCTGGACGTCACGCAGAGCGAATACCCCTGGCAGTCGGGCATAGGCCAGGTGCATGCGGGCTTCCTCAAGCTATACACCTCCCTGCGCGATCAGGCCCTGCAAGCATTGGACGGCCTGAAACCGGGTGGCGACCTCTGGGTTTGCGGCCACAGCCTGGGAAGCGCGCTGTCCAGCCTGGCGGTGCTCGACCTGCATACCCAATGGCCGGACCAGCCGCTGCAGCACTACAACTTCGCCAGCCCGCGCGTGGTCGACCCGAATTTCGCCGCCTACTACAACGGCCTGAACATCCCCACCTACCGTGTGGTGAACGACAGCGATCTGGTTCCGGAAGTCCCGCCGGGCGTGACCGACTCCTGGGTCTACCAGCACCTCGGCCTGGCCGTGACCTTTACCGCCAGCTACAGCAGCTTCGCGGGTGACCACAGCATGGCGGACTGTTACCTCTATGCGATCAACAATCCCGATGCGCCGATGAATGGGTGA
- a CDS encoding MFS transporter — MKTPSPEAISVQAVDALRPTNVRWRIFLIMLLLTAINYIDRASLSVALPLIAPEFNLSPAMEGLLLSAFFWSYALMQIPGGLLLDRYQTRGIIGVATVAWGLFQALGAASHNWLVLLATRIGLGVAESPIMPAGAKLNGAWLTPNERGRGAVLVDGGAPLGSALGAIIISGLIAWLGSWRMAFVVAGVGTVLAGVLAWKYIRNHPSEHAGVNEAELEHITSANANAQRGRREHNPPLRVLLKDRSILAMFAGYSCVLSVFYGLLTWMPSYLHKAHGLDISAMGGATFLIFMCGFVGELIGGWIGDRWKSAGASPNLVMRSMFSGSALVAAACILGAAYVSSAPLVIGLLCVAMFFIRWCGMYWCLPAIIGGPAKTGVLAGTMNFCGNMAGVVVPILIGLIVEFSGSYFLALIFFVVMAALLALFSSLIDYRERT, encoded by the coding sequence ATGAAAACACCGTCCCCTGAAGCGATTTCCGTGCAAGCGGTGGATGCACTCCGGCCCACCAACGTGCGCTGGCGCATCTTCCTGATCATGCTGCTGCTCACTGCCATCAACTACATCGACCGGGCGTCGTTGTCGGTGGCCCTGCCGCTGATTGCTCCTGAGTTCAATCTCTCGCCGGCCATGGAAGGTCTGCTGCTAAGCGCATTCTTCTGGTCCTATGCGTTGATGCAGATTCCCGGCGGCCTGCTGCTGGACCGCTACCAGACCCGCGGGATCATCGGCGTCGCTACCGTTGCCTGGGGGCTGTTCCAGGCCCTGGGCGCGGCGTCGCATAACTGGCTGGTGCTACTGGCCACGCGTATCGGCCTGGGCGTTGCCGAATCACCGATCATGCCGGCGGGCGCCAAGCTCAATGGCGCCTGGCTAACCCCGAACGAGCGCGGTCGAGGTGCAGTCCTGGTGGATGGCGGCGCGCCGTTGGGAAGCGCCCTGGGCGCCATCATCATTTCCGGACTGATCGCCTGGCTGGGCTCCTGGCGGATGGCCTTTGTGGTGGCAGGCGTCGGCACCGTCCTCGCCGGGGTCCTGGCGTGGAAGTACATCCGCAATCATCCGAGCGAGCATGCTGGCGTCAACGAGGCCGAGCTGGAGCACATCACTTCGGCCAACGCCAATGCCCAGCGTGGGCGTCGTGAACACAACCCACCCCTGCGCGTGTTGCTCAAGGATCGCTCCATTCTCGCCATGTTCGCGGGATACAGCTGTGTTCTCAGCGTCTTCTACGGGCTGCTGACCTGGATGCCGAGCTACCTGCACAAGGCCCACGGCCTGGACATCTCGGCGATGGGTGGCGCGACGTTCCTGATCTTCATGTGCGGCTTCGTGGGTGAGCTGATCGGCGGCTGGATCGGCGATCGCTGGAAGTCCGCTGGTGCCTCGCCGAACCTGGTGATGCGCAGCATGTTCAGCGGCTCGGCCCTGGTGGCAGCTGCCTGCATCCTGGGGGCGGCTTACGTTTCGAGCGCGCCGCTGGTGATCGGTCTGCTCTGTGTGGCGATGTTCTTCATCCGGTGGTGCGGCATGTACTGGTGCCTGCCCGCGATCATCGGCGGCCCGGCGAAAACCGGCGTGCTGGCCGGCACCATGAACTTCTGTGGAAACATGGCCGGTGTTGTAGTGCCCATCCTGATCGGTCTTATCGTGGAGTTCAGTGGCTCCTACTTCCTCGCCCTGATCTTCTTCGTGGTGATGGCGGCGCTGCTGGCGCTCTTCTCCAGCTTGATCGACTACCGGGAGCGCACCTGA
- a CDS encoding NIPSNAP family protein, with translation MFYEMRTYTIQIGKMKEYLQHFEAEGLPVISRYTRLVGWWYTEIGELNQVVHIWAYESLDDRIKKRAALYEDQDWLTRFVPKAFPMLIKQESKLLMPAAFSPIR, from the coding sequence ATGTTTTATGAAATGCGTACCTACACCATCCAGATCGGCAAGATGAAGGAGTATCTGCAGCACTTCGAGGCCGAAGGCTTGCCGGTGATCTCCCGCTACACCCGGCTGGTGGGCTGGTGGTACACCGAGATCGGCGAGCTGAACCAGGTAGTGCACATCTGGGCCTACGAGAGCCTGGACGACCGCATCAAGAAGCGCGCCGCGCTATACGAAGACCAGGACTGGCTGACCCGATTCGTGCCCAAGGCCTTCCCGATGCTGATAAAGCAGGAGTCCAAGCTGCTGATGCCGGCGGCCTTCTCACCCATCCGCTAG
- a CDS encoding iron-containing alcohol dehydrogenase, producing the protein MNHFQFYFPTILKSGNGLAHKAGQLLKPYLREKLLVITDEGLIKSGVLEGFFQSLVDAQIPYEVFSGVEPNPSTEVLDQAVAFLRENGCDAVIGVGGGSSIDTAKGVAAMATNSGNILDYEGYDRLPNVPLPIFAIPTTSGTGSECTASTVFTNKQTLFKTVIISPLLFPKLAILDAELTWKLPPAITAATGMDALTHAIESYVSKQANPVSQALAIQAIRMISSSLRKAYFVGNDSEARESMLLGSFLAGVAFAQSKLGNVHAISHTFGGVFNIPHGIANATLLPYVIGFNLPACPEKFRDIAIAMGQDTSGLDDLAAARKVVDFVVELNAALGIPDNIKDLGVNLDFLPQMISDSMRSGNVLVNPRLTTAADIESIITRAYHGTH; encoded by the coding sequence ATGAACCATTTCCAGTTCTACTTCCCCACTATCCTGAAATCCGGCAACGGCCTGGCCCACAAGGCTGGCCAACTGCTCAAGCCCTACCTGCGCGAAAAGCTGCTGGTCATTACCGATGAAGGCCTGATCAAGTCAGGTGTTCTCGAAGGTTTCTTCCAATCCCTGGTCGACGCACAGATCCCCTACGAGGTGTTTTCCGGCGTCGAGCCCAACCCTAGTACCGAGGTGCTCGACCAGGCCGTGGCCTTCCTCCGGGAGAACGGTTGCGACGCAGTGATAGGTGTCGGCGGAGGCAGCAGCATCGACACCGCCAAGGGTGTTGCAGCCATGGCCACCAACAGCGGCAACATCCTGGACTACGAGGGCTATGACCGTCTCCCGAACGTCCCCCTGCCGATCTTCGCTATCCCGACCACGTCCGGTACCGGCAGCGAATGCACTGCATCCACGGTATTTACCAACAAGCAGACGCTGTTCAAGACGGTCATCATCAGCCCGCTGCTGTTTCCCAAGCTGGCGATACTCGACGCTGAACTGACCTGGAAGCTGCCGCCGGCCATTACCGCCGCAACCGGCATGGATGCGCTGACCCACGCCATCGAATCCTACGTCTCCAAGCAGGCCAACCCGGTCAGTCAGGCCCTGGCGATCCAGGCAATCCGCATGATCAGCAGCAGCCTGCGCAAGGCCTACTTCGTTGGCAACGACAGCGAGGCCCGGGAAAGCATGCTGCTGGGCTCCTTCCTCGCTGGCGTCGCCTTCGCCCAGTCGAAGCTGGGCAATGTGCATGCGATTTCCCACACCTTCGGCGGCGTCTTCAACATTCCCCATGGCATTGCCAACGCCACGCTGCTGCCCTACGTGATCGGCTTCAACCTGCCGGCCTGTCCGGAGAAGTTCCGCGACATCGCCATCGCCATGGGCCAGGACACCAGCGGCCTCGACGACCTGGCTGCCGCGCGCAAGGTGGTGGATTTCGTGGTGGAGCTGAATGCCGCCCTGGGTATACCGGACAACATCAAGGACCTGGGCGTAAACCTGGACTTCTTGCCGCAGATGATCAGCGACTCCATGCGCAGCGGCAACGTACTGGTCAACCCGCGCCTCACCACCGCCGCAGACATCGAATCCATCATCACCCGCGCCTACCACGGCACTCACTGA
- a CDS encoding LysR family transcriptional regulator, producing MFPSLENIAARLRLKQLRLLIELDNHGSLHKAAEEMAISQPGATKVLREIESILGMPLFERQPKGLVPNDVGRCITRYARLIYSDLSHLREEVMGIMQGEGGRLSVGVIMGAVPLLSRALSRLRQRQPTLSVEVVENTSASLLGLLDEGRLDIAICRTGVSQRASAYQSVALSDEPLSVVATRNHPLAGAGQLDIKELSNYRWIVYPVNTPMRQALERELSEAGLEVPRYPLETSSTFATMMLLQEDPNLVAVIPREVAEFAKGFGMLVQLPVCLRALVEPFGAVSRTGTELSPAARLLVDELLACR from the coding sequence ATGTTCCCGTCCCTGGAAAACATCGCCGCCCGGCTTCGCCTGAAACAGCTGCGATTGCTAATTGAACTGGACAACCATGGCTCGCTGCACAAGGCGGCCGAAGAGATGGCGATTTCCCAGCCGGGGGCGACCAAGGTCCTGCGGGAGATCGAATCCATCCTCGGCATGCCGCTGTTCGAGCGGCAACCCAAGGGGCTGGTGCCCAACGACGTCGGGCGTTGCATCACGCGCTATGCGCGGCTGATCTACAGCGACCTGTCACATCTGCGGGAAGAGGTGATGGGCATTATGCAAGGCGAGGGCGGTCGGCTTTCCGTGGGCGTGATCATGGGGGCGGTGCCCCTGCTGAGCCGGGCACTGAGCCGACTGCGACAGAGGCAGCCGACGCTGTCGGTGGAGGTGGTGGAAAACACCAGTGCCAGTCTGCTCGGGCTGCTCGACGAGGGGCGCCTGGATATCGCGATCTGCCGCACCGGCGTCAGCCAGAGAGCCAGTGCCTACCAGAGCGTGGCCCTCAGCGATGAACCGTTGTCGGTGGTCGCCACCCGCAATCACCCACTTGCGGGCGCTGGCCAACTGGATATCAAGGAGCTCAGCAACTACCGCTGGATCGTCTACCCGGTGAATACGCCGATGCGCCAGGCCCTGGAACGTGAGCTCAGTGAGGCGGGCCTCGAGGTACCGCGTTACCCGCTGGAAACCTCGTCGACCTTCGCCACCATGATGCTGCTGCAAGAAGACCCGAACCTCGTAGCGGTGATTCCGCGGGAGGTGGCCGAGTTTGCCAAAGGCTTCGGCATGCTCGTGCAATTGCCGGTTTGCCTGCGCGCACTGGTCGAGCCTTTCGGCGCGGTCAGCCGCACCGGAACCGAGCTGTCGCCGGCTGCGCGTTTGCTGGTGGACGAGCTACTGGCCTGTCGCTGA